In Clostridium sporogenes, one genomic interval encodes:
- the acpP gene encoding acyl carrier protein, whose product MIFEKIKATIAEQLSIDEEEITMESSFIDDLGADSLDIVELIMALETEFDLEIPDEDAEKISTVGDVVDYIKSHTEE is encoded by the coding sequence ATGATTTTTGAAAAAATAAAAGCTACAATAGCAGAACAATTAAGTATAGATGAAGAGGAAATAACTATGGAATCATCTTTTATTGATGATTTAGGTGCGGATTCACTTGATATAGTTGAATTAATAATGGCATTAGAAACTGAATTCGATTTAGAAATACCAGATGAAGACGCAGAAAAAATTTCTACAGTGGGAGATGTAGTTGACTACATAAAATCACATACTGAGGAATAA
- the rnc gene encoding ribonuclease III has translation MKNRQDILKELQYKLKVCFKDEKLLDVALTHSSYANGKKNIKYYERLEFLGDSVLQLIISEHLYQKYEDKKEGELTRKRAIIVCENSLYEIAKRWDLGFYLQMSKGEELTGGRERVSILADCVESIIAAIYLDKGLDEAREFVMKNFEEIIEKAMRDEIILDYKTTLQEIVQQNNDLTINYELLKQEGPPHRRKFFTNVTIDNEVRGTGIGYSKKEAEQNAAKEALKNLGDNYE, from the coding sequence TTGAAAAATAGACAGGATATTTTGAAAGAACTTCAGTACAAACTTAAAGTATGTTTTAAAGATGAAAAATTATTAGATGTGGCATTAACCCATAGTTCCTATGCTAATGGTAAAAAAAATATAAAATATTATGAAAGATTGGAGTTCTTGGGAGATTCCGTATTGCAACTTATAATATCAGAGCATTTATATCAAAAATATGAAGATAAAAAAGAAGGAGAACTCACTAGAAAGAGGGCTATAATAGTCTGTGAAAATTCTCTTTACGAAATAGCTAAAAGATGGGATTTAGGTTTTTATCTGCAAATGAGTAAAGGGGAAGAATTGACAGGAGGCAGAGAGAGAGTATCTATATTAGCAGATTGTGTGGAATCTATAATAGCTGCTATATATTTAGATAAAGGATTAGATGAAGCAAGAGAATTTGTTATGAAAAATTTCGAAGAAATAATAGAAAAAGCCATGAGAGATGAAATAATATTAGATTATAAAACTACATTACAAGAAATAGTGCAACAAAATAATGATCTTACTATAAACTATGAATTATTAAAACAGGAAGGTCCTCCTCACAGAAGAAAGTTTTTTACTAATGTAACTATAGATAATGAGGTAAGAGGAACGGGGATAGGATATAGTAAAAAAGAAGCAGAACAAAATGCAGCAAAGGAAGCATTAAAGAATTTAGGTGATAATTATGAGTAA
- a CDS encoding elongator complex protein 3 has product MSKGHYIIPIFVAQEGCPHNCVFCNQHKITGEKDEIIDENYVRETIEAYIKTIDRENSTLEVSFFGGTFTGIPIERQKSLLKVAKEYKDKGEIDYIHMSTRPDYIDREILDNLKKYSADIIELGVQSLDEEVLLKSGRGHSVEEVHRASKLIKEYGFTLGHQIMLGLPGDTFKKDIETVENSLKMKPDIARIYPALVIKDTPMEYMLRKGAYKPYTLDEAIDITKILYSMYDKEGIKVIRIGLQPTEEINENKDVISGPFHPAFRELVEGKIINEAIFSYVEDSLEENLEIYINNKDISKLYCNRKEFFNEFINKKKVKRFKVIQDETLGRGNIIIKKGENQKHIFIKEYMRKLSEEGKNLFI; this is encoded by the coding sequence ATGAGTAAAGGTCATTATATAATACCAATATTTGTAGCTCAGGAAGGATGTCCCCATAATTGTGTTTTTTGTAATCAACATAAAATAACCGGAGAAAAGGACGAAATAATAGACGAAAATTACGTAAGAGAAACCATAGAAGCTTATATAAAAACTATAGATAGAGAAAATTCAACTTTAGAGGTTTCTTTTTTCGGAGGTACTTTTACAGGTATACCTATAGAAAGGCAAAAAAGTCTTTTAAAAGTAGCAAAGGAATATAAGGACAAGGGCGAAATAGATTATATACATATGTCCACAAGACCAGATTATATAGACAGAGAAATTTTAGATAACCTTAAAAAGTACTCTGCGGATATAATTGAATTAGGAGTTCAATCTTTAGATGAAGAAGTCCTTTTAAAATCAGGAAGAGGGCATTCCGTAGAAGAGGTGCATAGAGCCTCAAAACTTATAAAAGAATACGGATTTACTTTAGGACATCAAATAATGTTAGGACTTCCAGGAGATACTTTTAAAAAGGATATAGAAACTGTAGAAAACTCTTTAAAAATGAAACCAGATATAGCAAGAATATATCCAGCCTTGGTAATAAAGGATACTCCTATGGAATATATGTTAAGAAAGGGAGCTTATAAACCTTATACTCTAGATGAAGCTATAGATATAACTAAAATATTATATTCTATGTATGATAAAGAAGGTATAAAAGTAATAAGAATAGGACTTCAGCCTACAGAAGAAATAAATGAAAATAAAGATGTGATTTCAGGCCCTTTTCATCCAGCTTTTAGAGAATTAGTGGAAGGAAAAATAATTAATGAGGCTATTTTCTCCTATGTTGAAGATAGCTTAGAAGAAAACTTAGAAATTTACATAAATAATAAAGATATATCTAAATTGTATTGTAATAGAAAAGAATTTTTTAATGAATTTATAAATAAGAAGAAAGTAAAAAGATTTAAAGTTATACAAGATGAAACATTAGGTAGAGGGAATATAATTATTAAAAAGGGTGAAAATCAAAAACATATATTTATAAAAGAGTATATGAGAAAGCTTTCAGAAGAAGGAAAAAACTTATTTATATAG
- a CDS encoding DUF4044 domain-containing protein has product MKREKREKMTKALVVVMTIVFIASILPMFFAR; this is encoded by the coding sequence ATGAAAAGAGAAAAAAGAGAAAAGATGACTAAAGCTTTAGTTGTTGTTATGACTATTGTATTTATTGCTAGTATATTACCAATGTTTTTTGCCAGATAG